The DNA region TTGCATTAGATGTAGGAAAAAATAAAATCTTATATATTCATTTAACATTATTACCATATATTATAACGTCTCATGAAATAAAAACAAAACCTACACAACATTCTGTTAAAGAATTGTTATCTATTGGTATCCAACCTGATATATTAATATGTAGATCAGATAGAAAAATTCCTCAAAAAGAAAAATCTAAAATTGCTTTATTTTGCAATATTTCTGAAAAATCAGTAATTTCTTTACAAGATGTAAATTCTATATATACAATTCCAAATCTACTTCAATACCAAAAAGTCGATGACTATATCTGTAAAAAATTTAAACTAAACGTACCAAAAGCTAATTTGCAAGATTGGAATAAAATAATATATCAAGAAAATAATCCAAAAGGAACAGTAATTATTGGTATAATTGGAAAATATGTGACTTTACCTGATGCATATAGATCAGTTATAGAAGCACTAAAACATGGAGGATTAAAAAATAGAATATTTGTAAATATAAAATTAATTAATTCTCAAAAAATTAAAAGTCATAATATTCATTTACTTAAATCACTGAATGGAATAGTTATTCCAGGAGGATTTGGTAAAAGAGGCATAAAAGGAAAATTAATAACAATACAATATGCACGAGAAAATAATATTCCATATTTTGGTATATGTTTAGGTATGCAACTTGCATTAATAGAATTTTGTAGAAATGTTGCACAATTAAAACATGCTAATTCTGAAGAATTTGAACCACAAGGTAAATATTCTATAATTAAATTAGCAGAAAATGATAAAAATAAAAACATTAAAATTCAATATAAAAATAAAAAATTTCAAGGTACCATGAGATTAGGTAATCAAACATGTAAAATAAAAAAAAATAGTCTTGCATGGAAATTATATAATTCTGATATTATTATTGAAAGACATCGTCATAAATATGAAATAAATGAAAATTTATTTAAAAAAATTGAAAAATATGGAATACGTATTTCAGGTAAATCTATAAATAATAAAATTATAGAAATTATTGAAATTAATAATCATCCATGGTTTATTGGGTGCCAATTTCATCCTGAATTTAATTCTACACCAAGGAATAATCACCCTCTTTTTGTAGGATTTATAAAAGCTTCTACAATATATAGTATTAAAAAAAAACAAAATATTTAATTTTATAATATTTACCAAAAAGGAAATAAAATGTCTAAAATAAATAAAATTCTTGCTAGAGAAATTATTGATTCTAGAGGAAATCCAACTATAGAAGCTGAAGTACAATTACAAGATGGTTCAATTGGATTATTTTCATGTCCATCAGGTGCATCTACCGGAAAATATGAAGCATTAGAATTACGCGATAATAATCCTAATAGATTTTTAGGTAAAGGAGTTTCTAAAGCTGTTTCATTAATTAATACAATAATTTTTAAATCGTTAAAAAATCAAGATGCTAATAATCAAAACGAAATTGATAAAATAATGTTAAATTTAGATGGTACAGAAAATAAACAAAACTTAGGTGCAAATTCAATTTTATCTGTATCTATGGCTACTGCTAAAGCAGCATCTATTTCTAAAGGTATACCTTTATATGAACATATTGCAGAATTAAATAACACTCCAAAATGTTTTTCTATGCCATTACCTATGATTAATATTATTAATGGTGGAAGTCATTCTAATAATAATTTAGATATACAAGAATTTATGATACAACCAGTAGGAGCAAAATCTATTAAAGAAGCTATTAGAATGGGATGTGAAATTTTTCAAACATTAGGTTATATTCTAAAAAATAATAATTTAAGCACATCGGTGGGTGATGAAGGAGGATATGCACCAAACTTACAATCTAATGAATCTGCTCTCATGATGATTCAACAAGCAGTTGAAAAATCAGGTTATAAATTAGGTCAAGATATTACAATTGCTATGGATTGTGCAGCTTCTGAATTATATAATACAAAAACACACATTTATCATCTAAAACATGAAAATAAACAATTTACTTCTCAAGAATTCAGTAATTTTATAAGAAATTTAACATTAAAATACCCAATTACATCTGTTGAAGATGGTCAAAGTGAATCTGATTGGAATGGTTTTTTATATCAAACAAAACTATTAGGAGATCATATACAAATAGTAGGAGATGACTTGTTTGTAACAAACACAAAAAAATTAAACCAAGGTATCAAAAAAGGTATTGCAAATTCTATTTTAATTAAATTAAATCAAATTGGTACATTAACCGAAACATTATCAACTATTAAATTAGCTAAAAAAGCAAAATATTCTACAATAATATCACATAGATCAGGTGAAACAGAAGATACTTCAATTGCAGATTTAGCTGTAGGAACTCAATCCGGTCAAATTAAAACAGGATCTATGAGTCGATCTGATCGATTATCAAAATACAATCAATTAATCAGAATTGAAGAAAAATTAAATCATACTGCTCCATTTCATGGAATAAAAGAATTAAAACAATATTATAATACTTTAAAATCATAATTAAAAATATAAAAAATTAAAAATTTATAAATTACAAGGATGTTTAATATAACATTGTTATAAAAATATTAAAATAATTAAAATATTAAATACTTATAACATATTATAAATATAATAAAAAATATGCATTATTGATTACATAAATTAAATAATACATACATTTTTAAGATTATTATAATGTATAAAATATATAATTTGAAATAATACAATTTTCAGTTTTATATAAATTATATGAATATGTAAAGATACAAGATTATTAAATAATTATTTTATCATCCATATATTAATGATATTTAATATCTTATCCACTCCAATTTTTTTAAAAGATGAAAAAATAATAATTTCAATATTTCGAAAATCTGGAAATAACTGATTTTTTAAAATATATAGTTGTTTTTTTTGTGATTGTACTGTTATTTTATCACATTTTGTTAAAATAATTAATATATTTATATTTCGTGTTTTAGATAATTTTAATATATTATAATCTATTAGTCTCATTAATCTTCTAATATCTATTAATAGAATTAATCCTTTTAAATATTTTCTTTGTTTTAAATAATTAAAAATTAAATTATTTATTTTTTTTTTTTCATTTTTACATCTTTTAGAATATCCATAACCAGGTAAATCTACTATACGAAAATCTGAAGTCACTTGAAAAAAATTAATCATTTTTGTACAACCTGGAAATTTACTGCATCGTGCTAATTTATTATTATTTGTTAAACAATTAATTAAACTTGATTTTCCGGAATTTGAATAACCAGAAAATGCTATTTCCATACCATACGGATAAATATTATCAGTATTCCATACATCAACACTTGTTAAAAATCGAGCAACGTTATAATTATTAATCATAATACTATAAATACTCGTTCATTTTAAAATATATAAATATCAAAATACTTCAATACATACATAGAATAAAGATTATTATATTTTAAATATCATATATTATTAATAAAATAATATATCTTATAATATAATATAGTTTAATAATATAAAAATTTTAACTAATTATTTAATTTATATTTAGTAATACAAATTATTTATATTTTATAATATAAAGGATAAAAAATGGTTATAAATCTAAGAAATATAGCTATTATTGCACATATTGATCATGGAAAAACCACACTATTAGATCAATTACTTAAACAATCAGGAACATTTCATGATAAAGAAGAAAATATTAATCGAATTATGGACTATCATGAATTAGAAAAAGAAAGAGGCATTACAATATTAGCTAAAAATACAGCTATTCAATGGAATAAATATAGAATTAATATTATTGATACACCTGGACATTCCGATTTTGGAGGAGAAGTAGAACGTGTTATGTCTATGGTTGATTCTGTATTACTAGTAGTTGATGCTTTTGATGGTCCTATGCCACAAACAAGATTTGTTACACAGAAAGCTTTTGAATATAATTTAAATCCTATTGTTGTAATTAATAAAATTGATAGAAAATATTCTAGACCTGAATGGGTCATAGATCAAATATTTGATTTATTCGTAAATTTAAATGCAACAGATGAACAATTAGATTTTCCAGTTATTTATACTTCTGCTTTACTCGGTACTGCTAGTACAAATTATCAAACGATGGACAATAATATGAATGCATTATATAATGCAATCATTAAATATACTCCTATACCAAAGGTCAATCCTAAAGGAAATTTACAAATTCAAATTTCTCAGTTAGATTACGATAATTATTTAGGTTTAATTGGAATTGGTCGAATTAATCAAGGAACTATTTATAGTAATCAACAAGTATCAATAATTGATAAAACAGGACATGTACGAAACGGGAAAATAGGAAAAATATTAAAATATTTTGGATTAAAAAAAATAGAAATACAACATGCATATGCTGGAGAAATCATTGCAATTACTGGATTAAGTAATTTATATATTTCTGATACAATTTGTGATGTTAATAATATTCATCCATTACCTCCTGTAACAATAGATCCACCTACAGTAAATATGTTATTTTCTGTTAATACCTCTCCTTTTTGTGGGAAAGAAGGAAAATATGTTACTTCTACTAAAATTTATGAAAGATTAAAAAAAGAAATCATACATAATGTTGCTATGAAAGTAAAAAAAACATCTAATTCTAATGAATTTTCTGTTTCTGGAAGAGGAGAATTACATTTATCTATATTAATTGAAACTATGAGACGAGAAGGATTTGAATTAGAAGTATCAAGACCTAAAATTATTTTTAAAAATCAAGATAATATTCAAACTGAACCTTTTGAAAATGTAGTAATAGATATTGAAGAATGTCATCAAGGAGTAATTATAGAATGTATGGGACAAAAAAAAGGAAAAATAAAAAATATTATTCCTGATAATAAAAAAAGAATAAGATTAGAATATGTTATATCTAGCCGAGCATTAATAGGTTTTCGAAATCAATTTATGAATATTACATCTGGAACAGGATTATTTTATTCATCCTTTTCACATTATGGAAAAAAACAATCCTATGATATGGGGCAAAGACAAAATGGTGTCCTAATATCTAATGGAACAGGATTAACAACAGGTTTTGCATTATTTAATCTTCAAAATAGAGGAAAATTATTTTTAGGACATGCAGAAAAAGTTTATCAAGGTCAAATTATTGGAATACATAATAGATCTAATGATTTAACTGTAAATTGTTTAACTGGTAAAAAATTAACCAATATGCGAGCCTCTGGAACTGATGAAGCAATATCTCTAATTCCTCCTATTAATATGACATTAGAAAAATCATTAGGCTTTATTAATGATGACGAATTAATAGAAATTACTCCATATTCTATTCGTATACGTAAAAAATATCTTACTGAAAATGACCGAAAAATTAAAATTCGAAAACATAAAAAATTAAATAATCTATAAAATTTTTATTTATTATCAATCTAATTATTATTTATATTATCAATATCTTCATAATATTTTATTTCAACCATTATAAATAATAAAATTATTATGCACAATAACATTAAAAATTTTATCTAATGTTAAGTATGATACAATTTTAAAATATTTTAATATTTCATAAAATGTTATTTAATTACAAAATAACTTGTCACATTAGTAGATATACGGAAAATTTTATGCGAATCAATTTTATTATTTAAAATACATTGTATACAAAAAATATTATTTTGAAAATGTAAAACAAAAAATACATTTCCTACTTTTTTCCATATACCATCATACATTTCTACATTAGCTAAAACATTAGGTATAATGTTTGAAATACCAATCAAACAATATAATTTTCTTTTATTAACATTACGAAAATGTAAACGAGATATTATTTCTTGACCACAATAACAACCTTTTTTAAAATCTATCCCATTAAAATATTCTAAATTGATTTCTTGAGGAACATATTTTCCAATAGTTTTTTTTTCAATAATAGGAATACCTGATTGTATGTCTAAAAATAACCATTGATTTTTTACATGTTTTAT from Buchnera aphidicola (Phyllaphis fagi) includes:
- the typA gene encoding translational GTPase TypA → MVINLRNIAIIAHIDHGKTTLLDQLLKQSGTFHDKEENINRIMDYHELEKERGITILAKNTAIQWNKYRINIIDTPGHSDFGGEVERVMSMVDSVLLVVDAFDGPMPQTRFVTQKAFEYNLNPIVVINKIDRKYSRPEWVIDQIFDLFVNLNATDEQLDFPVIYTSALLGTASTNYQTMDNNMNALYNAIIKYTPIPKVNPKGNLQIQISQLDYDNYLGLIGIGRINQGTIYSNQQVSIIDKTGHVRNGKIGKILKYFGLKKIEIQHAYAGEIIAITGLSNLYISDTICDVNNIHPLPPVTIDPPTVNMLFSVNTSPFCGKEGKYVTSTKIYERLKKEIIHNVAMKVKKTSNSNEFSVSGRGELHLSILIETMRREGFELEVSRPKIIFKNQDNIQTEPFENVVIDIEECHQGVIIECMGQKKGKIKNIIPDNKKRIRLEYVISSRALIGFRNQFMNITSGTGLFYSSFSHYGKKQSYDMGQRQNGVLISNGTGLTTGFALFNLQNRGKLFLGHAEKVYQGQIIGIHNRSNDLTVNCLTGKKLTNMRASGTDEAISLIPPINMTLEKSLGFINDDELIEITPYSIRIRKKYLTENDRKIKIRKHKKLNNL
- the eno gene encoding phosphopyruvate hydratase — translated: MSKINKILAREIIDSRGNPTIEAEVQLQDGSIGLFSCPSGASTGKYEALELRDNNPNRFLGKGVSKAVSLINTIIFKSLKNQDANNQNEIDKIMLNLDGTENKQNLGANSILSVSMATAKAASISKGIPLYEHIAELNNTPKCFSMPLPMINIINGGSHSNNNLDIQEFMIQPVGAKSIKEAIRMGCEIFQTLGYILKNNNLSTSVGDEGGYAPNLQSNESALMMIQQAVEKSGYKLGQDITIAMDCAASELYNTKTHIYHLKHENKQFTSQEFSNFIRNLTLKYPITSVEDGQSESDWNGFLYQTKLLGDHIQIVGDDLFVTNTKKLNQGIKKGIANSILIKLNQIGTLTETLSTIKLAKKAKYSTIISHRSGETEDTSIADLAVGTQSGQIKTGSMSRSDRLSKYNQLIRIEEKLNHTAPFHGIKELKQYYNTLKS
- a CDS encoding CTP synthase translates to MNTNYIFLTGGVTSSLGKGITAAALGSILKLRNLKITIIKLDPYININPGTISPMQHGEIFVTEDGTETDLDLGHYERFMNTKMTVQNNFTTGSIYKKVLKKERNGDYLGSTIQIVPHITNEIKKNIISKFKKKDIIIVEIGGTVGDIECLPFLEAIRQIALDVGKNKILYIHLTLLPYIITSHEIKTKPTQHSVKELLSIGIQPDILICRSDRKIPQKEKSKIALFCNISEKSVISLQDVNSIYTIPNLLQYQKVDDYICKKFKLNVPKANLQDWNKIIYQENNPKGTVIIGIIGKYVTLPDAYRSVIEALKHGGLKNRIFVNIKLINSQKIKSHNIHLLKSLNGIVIPGGFGKRGIKGKLITIQYARENNIPYFGICLGMQLALIEFCRNVAQLKHANSEEFEPQGKYSIIKLAENDKNKNIKIQYKNKKFQGTMRLGNQTCKIKKNSLAWKLYNSDIIIERHRHKYEINENLFKKIEKYGIRISGKSINNKIIEIIEINNHPWFIGCQFHPEFNSTPRNNHPLFVGFIKASTIYSIKKKQNI
- the yihA gene encoding ribosome biogenesis GTP-binding protein YihA/YsxC — translated: MINNYNVARFLTSVDVWNTDNIYPYGMEIAFSGYSNSGKSSLINCLTNNNKLARCSKFPGCTKMINFFQVTSDFRIVDLPGYGYSKRCKNEKKKINNLIFNYLKQRKYLKGLILLIDIRRLMRLIDYNILKLSKTRNINILIILTKCDKITVQSQKKQLYILKNQLFPDFRNIEIIIFSSFKKIGVDKILNIINIWMIK